GTCGTTGTCCGGGTTATCGACGTGGCTGTTCGTACCCGCTTTTGGATGCTCACTCGATACCGAATCAGTAGCAGCCACATCAGCCATATCTTCATCGACAGGAGTTTCATCGTCGGGCGCTAACGGAACTTCGTACTGGTTCCAGCTCGGGTCGTGGCCAGTTTCGTTGTCCGTGGTGCGTGTTTCGCGTTGCTGCGATTTATTGCCTGGTGCGTTCTCGTCAATTTCCATGGTGGCTCTCCGATTACATGCACGGGATTTCCGTGCTTAAACATGAGAAGCAATCGTGCGCTGCAAGTGCCTACCATTGGACAGACGGCGATCACAAAAAACCCGGCTTGCTGGCCGGGTTTTCTCTCGTATCGCAAGGTCTGATCACACGAGATCAGTCATAGATACTCGACATTTGCGTCAACGCTGATGGCCTGCCCGGTAATGTTGGTTGCGGCCTGTGAGGAAAGAAACAGCGCCATGGCGGCCACGTCTTCCATCGTCACCATCCGACGCAACGAGATTTTTTCAAGATACTGGTCGCGCATGGACTCAAAGCTGATGTCCAGCGCCTTGGCACGTGCATCAATCACCCGATCCATGCGCTCCCCCGCCACCACGCCGGGCAGGATGGCATTGACCCGGATATTGTGCGGTCCCAGCTCATTGGCCAACGACTTCATCAATCCGACAATCGCCCATTTGGTCGAGGCATAAGGCGTTCGGAAGGGATACCCCAACCGGCCGGCCACCGATGACATGGCAATGATGTGCGGGTTCTGACCCGACTTTTTCAAGAACGGCACCGCTTTGCTCAGGAAGTAATACTGGCTGTTGAGATTCGTCGAAATCGTCTGTTCCCACGCCTCTGCGTCCAGCTCTTCGATGTTACCGGTAGGCCCGGCAATGCCAGCGTTGTTGACGAGAACATCAAGGCCTCCCAGCAACGAGACCGCTTCGTCCATGATCCGGTCGACGTGCTGCTTGATGCCGACATCCACTACTCCGCCGTGCATGCCTGTGTACTCAAGTTTCATGCGATCAACGGCACTGGCGTTGATGTCGCAGATATAGACCTGCGCGCCCACCTCATGGAACGCCTTGGCGATGACCGCGCCGATCCCGGCTGCGCCCCCGGTAATGATCACCTTCAGATTCGGTGGTGGTATCAACAAATCAACAATCTTCATGATGCTTTCCTCTTATTCCTTCACCGATTGCGGAGTCGGTTCGGCATTAATTGCTCTGGCTAACAACGGCACCAGCAGCAATCCCAAAATCGCTGCACCGACGATCACGTAGAAACCCGATGAACTTAAGCCCGAGGCCTTTTCCGCCAGGCCGAACAGGTAGGGTCCCGCAAAGCCTCCGAGCAAACCGATGGTGTTGATGAATGCCAACCCGGCCGCAGCCTGGATGCCTTGCAGACGCTTCATGGCAATGGCCCAGTAGATCGGCAAAACCCCGCCAGCGAAAAAGGCGGTGGCGGTAAACAGGGCGATACGCGCCGACGCATCAGTGATCAGCGTAAATGCCACGGAACTTGCGATCAGACCACAGGTAAACAACCCCAGGCAGTAGCAATCCCGGGCGATTTTGCGGTGAATCCGCGGCAGCACCAACACCCCGGCCAGAAACCCGATCCCGACACTGCTGGACAACAGGCCGACGGTCAACGGCGAAGTAATCTGCATTTGCTGGATGATCGACGGCGTGAAAAATACCAGCCCTACGAACGCGACCTGATTGAGGAAGTAAATCAAGCCGATGAGGATAGTCGTTGGGCGTTTCAGCGCCTTGACCCAATGCCCGGAGTATTCATGGGAGGTGGCATGGCCTGGCAGAAGCGCGTGGGCTTCAAGGGAATCGGCTTCGGCCCGGGTTAACCAGCGAGCATCACGCGGACGTTCCGGGAGCTTGAACCACAGGATTATCCCGACAATGATGCTCGGCAGACCTTCAAGTAGAAACATCCATTGCCAGCCGTGCAGCCCGCCGATACCGTCCATTTTCATCAGCGCACCGCCGATAGGGTTGCCAATGACCAGCGCCAGGGCAGGCGCGAGGTAAATCCAACCGATGGCAATCGCACGATCCTTGGGCGCAAACCACAAAGTGACCATGTACATCAGGGCGGGAAACAGACCCGCTTCGGCGATGCCCAAGAGCACGCGTAGCAGATAGAAGGACCACTCACCCTGGACGAACATCATCGCAGAAGACAAGGTGCCCCAGGTCACGGCGATCCGGGCGATCCAGCGCCGCGGACCGATGCGGTGGGCCAGCAGGTTGCTCGGCACCTCCAGCAATGCATAGCCCAGAAAGAAAATTCCTGCGCCCAAGCCATAGGCAGCAGCGCTAATACCGAGGTCGGCGCTCAGCGCCGCTTTGGCCAGTGCAACGTTGGTGCGATCCAGATAAGACATGAAGTAAATGGCGCACATCAGCGGTATCAGTCGAGCCATTGCTCGCCGTGTGGCCAGCCAATGAGTCTCAGCGGTACTGAGCATGATTGTCATGGTGAAACCTCTTGTTGTTATTTTTCTGGGTTCTGGCAGAACGCTTATAGGTGAACGTTGTGCTTGCCCTTCAAACCAAGCATTTGCCGGGCTTCGTCGGGCGTGGCGATCTCATAGGAAAGCTCTTCGAGGATGTGACGGATCTTGCGCACCTGCTCAGCGTTTGTCTTGGCCTTCACGCCTTTGGCAAGGTAGATGCTGTCTTCCAGGCCGACGCGCACATTTCCGCCCATGATCGCGCCCATGGTCACGAAAGGCAGCTGATGTCGACCGGCTCCAAGGATGGAAAATTCGTAGTTCTGTCGACCGAACAAACGGTCCGCCGTGGCCCGCATGATCGCGAGGTTTTCCGGGTCGGCACCGAGGCCACCGAGGATACCGAAGCATGACTGGATGAAAAGAGGCGGCTTTACCAAGCCTTGTTCAACGAAGTAAGCCAGGTTGTAGAGATGGCCAACGTCGTAGCATTCGAACTCGAATCGGGTGCCGTACTCTCCGAGTTCCAGCATGATTGCCTTGATGTCCTTGAAGGTGTTCTTGAACACCACGTCCTCCATGCCTTCGATGTGATCCTTCTCCCAGTCATGGCTCCAGGTAGAAATCTTGCGGGCGATCGGGTGGATCGAGAAGTTCATCGAGCCCATGTTCAGCGAACACAATTCCGGTTTGGCGATCAGCGGATAGGCGAGACGCTGCGCCAGCGTCATACGAGTACTGCCGCCGGTGGTGATGTTGATGATTGCATCGGTTGCCTGTGCGATGGCCGGCACGAACTGACTGAACACCGCCGGGTCCGGGGTCGGTCGACCATCCAGAGGATCGCGTGCATGCAGGTGCAGGATCGCTGCGCCGGCTTCGGCGGCTTCGATGGATTGCCGCTCGATGTCGCCAGGCGTCAACGGAAGGAATTCGGACATCGATGGTGTGTGCGTCGCGCCGGTGATCGCGCATGAGATGATGACTTTTCGGCTCGGCTGACTCATAAGGCTGACCTGTATTGTTATTGGGCTTTGCAGGTGCGATGAACATCAATGAAATTCGCTGCCGCTGCTTGTGGCACCAAGCTTATTGAATTTTCAGGACATCGGTAAGATCATTACCGGACAGCAATGAATCTCTAAAGGACAGCCACCGGAGTCGCCCTTGCCACCGAAAATGCCGTTGTTCAACGAGCGTATCTACGCCCCCTACAAGATCGCCGCGCTGGTGGAAGTTCTCAGCGAACAGGGAATCGCGCCAGCCGACAGCTTGAGAGGCAGCGGTGTCGACGAGGACAGAATCTACGACGCCACTGCGCTGACTTCGGTGCGTCAATACGCGACGGTGTGTGGCAA
The Pseudomonas sp. MYb327 DNA segment above includes these coding regions:
- a CDS encoding SDR family oxidoreductase translates to MKIVDLLIPPPNLKVIITGGAAGIGAVIAKAFHEVGAQVYICDINASAVDRMKLEYTGMHGGVVDVGIKQHVDRIMDEAVSLLGGLDVLVNNAGIAGPTGNIEELDAEAWEQTISTNLNSQYYFLSKAVPFLKKSGQNPHIIAMSSVAGRLGYPFRTPYASTKWAIVGLMKSLANELGPHNIRVNAILPGVVAGERMDRVIDARAKALDISFESMRDQYLEKISLRRMVTMEDVAAMALFLSSQAATNITGQAISVDANVEYL
- a CDS encoding 3-keto-5-aminohexanoate cleavage protein; protein product: MSQPSRKVIISCAITGATHTPSMSEFLPLTPGDIERQSIEAAEAGAAILHLHARDPLDGRPTPDPAVFSQFVPAIAQATDAIINITTGGSTRMTLAQRLAYPLIAKPELCSLNMGSMNFSIHPIARKISTWSHDWEKDHIEGMEDVVFKNTFKDIKAIMLELGEYGTRFEFECYDVGHLYNLAYFVEQGLVKPPLFIQSCFGILGGLGADPENLAIMRATADRLFGRQNYEFSILGAGRHQLPFVTMGAIMGGNVRVGLEDSIYLAKGVKAKTNAEQVRKIRHILEELSYEIATPDEARQMLGLKGKHNVHL
- a CDS encoding MFS transporter, translating into MTIMLSTAETHWLATRRAMARLIPLMCAIYFMSYLDRTNVALAKAALSADLGISAAAYGLGAGIFFLGYALLEVPSNLLAHRIGPRRWIARIAVTWGTLSSAMMFVQGEWSFYLLRVLLGIAEAGLFPALMYMVTLWFAPKDRAIAIGWIYLAPALALVIGNPIGGALMKMDGIGGLHGWQWMFLLEGLPSIIVGIILWFKLPERPRDARWLTRAEADSLEAHALLPGHATSHEYSGHWVKALKRPTTILIGLIYFLNQVAFVGLVFFTPSIIQQMQITSPLTVGLLSSSVGIGFLAGVLVLPRIHRKIARDCYCLGLFTCGLIASSVAFTLITDASARIALFTATAFFAGGVLPIYWAIAMKRLQGIQAAAGLAFINTIGLLGGFAGPYLFGLAEKASGLSSSGFYVIVGAAILGLLLVPLLARAINAEPTPQSVKE